One Elaeis guineensis isolate ETL-2024a chromosome 10, EG11, whole genome shotgun sequence genomic window carries:
- the LOC105035119 gene encoding DNA-binding protein S1FA2: MTQMQFAYVAAVKKCTVTERNPTFKTKGERKENLRGKEEATEKGLEHGGIEGVLVGSVTMPFTDGGGNVMMDEGGNVMIHNEDGGAKGLNPGLIVLLVIGGLVLLFLLGNYALYMYAQKTLPPKKKKHVSKKKMRRERLKQGISASGE; the protein is encoded by the exons ATGACGCAAATGCAGTTTGCATACGTCGCAGCAGTTAAAAAATGCACGGTGACAGAAAGAAATCCAACTTTTAAAACGAAAGGCGAAAGGAAGGAAAATTTGAGAGGAAAGGAGGAAGCAACGGAGAAAGGCCTGGAACA CGGAGGAATCGAAGGCGTTTTGGTAGGATCGGTCACGATGCCCTTCACCGATGGCGGC GGAAATGTTATGATGGATGAGGGGGGAAATGTTATGATCCATAACGAAGACGGGGGAGCAAAAGGATTAAATCCAGGATTGATCGTCCTGCTCGTAATCGGGGGACTTGTGCTGCTTTTCCTTCTTGGTAACTATGCTCTCTACATGTATGCACAGAAGACCCTTCcaccaaagaagaagaaacatGTTTCCAAAAAGAAGATGAGGAGGGAGAGGCTCAAGCAGGGTATTTCCGCTTCAGGAGAATAA
- the LOC105035120 gene encoding serine carboxypeptidase-like 27 — MEVFFTTKTTTTTTALLLFLLLLRLRGGLLLAAEQEGDRITELPGQPTNVAFSQYSGYVTVDPSAGRALFYWLVEAPPAAQPAPLVLWLNGGPGCSSIAYGASEELGPFRIRPDGYTLYLNRHAWNNVANVLFLESPAGVGFSYSNFSMDLYTAGDRRTATDAYVFLVNWFERFPQYKYREFYIAGESYAGHYVPQLSQVIVQKNKDVQNPIINFKGFMVGNAVTDDFHDYVGTFEYWWAHGLISDTTYHNLRATCNLQSSQHPSAECVKNLNIAGSEQGNIDPYSIYTRPCNDSSALKRNLKGRYPWMSRAYDPCTDRYAKVYYNRPEVQRALHANVTGIRYAWDTCSDIVGNYWADSPRSMLPIYQELIAAGVRIWVFSGDTDAVVPVTATRYSIDALELPTLRRWYPWYDHGKVGGWSQVYKGLTFVTITGAGHEVPLHRPRQALILFRHFLQNKPMPS, encoded by the exons ATGGAGGTCTTCTTTACCACCAAGACGACTACGACTACTACTGCATTGCTACTATTTCTTCTACTATTGAGGTTGAGGGGTGGGCTCTTATTAGCGGCAGAGCAGGAGGGTGACCGGATCACTGAGCTCCCCGGCCAGCCCACCAATGTGGCCTTCTCCCAGTACTCCGGCTACGTGACGGTCGACCCGAGCGCCGGCCGGGCCCTCTTCTACTGGCTCGTCGAGGCCCCGCCGGCGGCCCAGCCGGCGCCACTTGTCCTCTGGCTCAACGGCGGGCCGGGCTGCTCCTCCATCGCCTACGGCGCCTCCGAGGAGCTTGGCCCCTTCCGGATTCGCCCTGATGGCTACACCCTATACCTCAATCGCCACGCTTGGAACAATG TGGCGAATGTGCTCTTCTTGGAGTCGCCGGCTGGCGTTGGTTTCTCCTATTCGAATTTTTCGATGGATCTGTACACCGCTGGTGACCGGAGGACAG CTACGGATGCATACGTTTTTCTTGTGAATTGGTTCGAGAGGTTTCCGCAATATAAGTATCGGGAATTTTATATCGCCGGAGAGAGCTATGCAG GGCATTATGTTCCTCAGTTGTCTCAGGTTATCGTTCAGAAGAACAAGGACGTTCAGAATCCAATCATTAACTTCAAGGGTTTCATG GTGGGGAATGCTGTTACTGATGATTTCCATGACTATGTGGGCACCTTTGAGTACTGGTGGGCACATGGCCTGATCTCGGACACCACATACCATAATCTTAGGGCCACATGCAACCTCCAATCCTCTCAACACCCTTCTGCCGAGTGTGTGAAGAACCTCAACATTGCTGGTTCAGAACAAGGGAACATTGATCCATACAGCATTTACACGCGCCCCTGCAACGACAGCAGCGCACTGAAACGCAACTTAAAGGGTCGCTAT CCTTGGATGTCCAGAGCCTATGATCCCTGCACTGATAGGTATGCCAAGGTGTACTACAATCGCCCAGAAGTGCAGAGGGCACTCCATGCTAATGTTACTGGGATTCGTTATGCCTGGGATACATGCAG TGATATCGTTGGAAACTACTGGGCAGATTCTCCTAGATCCATGCTTCCTATCTATCAAGAGCTAATTGCAGCTGGTGTAAGAATATGGGTGTTCAG TGGAGACACAGATGCAGTAGTGCCTGTGACCGCAACTAGATATTCGATCGACGCTCTCGAGCTCCCAACCCTTCGCAGATGGTATCCATGGTATGACCATGGAAAG GTGGGTGGCTGGAGTCAAGTATATAAAGGTCTTACCTTTGTAACCATCACCGGAGCAGGACATGAGGTTCCACTTCATCGCCCTCGACAGGCTCTGATACTATTCAGGCATTTCTTGCAGAATAAGCCCATGCCTAGCTAA
- the LOC105035121 gene encoding uncharacterized protein, which translates to MARGSSQSQTSSSAGGAARPMTVGARGTPAAAAGMRRRRLGGGGGGSAGGGFGGGAAGSNMLRFYTDDAPGLKMTPTVVLVMSLCFIGFVTALHVFGKLYRYRSSATGGS; encoded by the coding sequence ATGGCGAGGGGAAGCTCGCAGTCGCAGACGTCGTCGTCCGCCGGGGGCGCGGCACGGCCGATGACGGTGGGAGCACGGGGAACGCCAGCTGCGGCAGCAGGAATGCGGCGACGGAGGCTGGGTGGCGGCGGAGGGGGCTCCGCCGGAGGAGGATTCGGCGGCGGGGCCGCGGGGAGCAACATGCTGAGGTTCTACACCGACGACGCACCCGGGCTCAAGATGACGCCTACCGTCGTGCTGGTGATGAGCCTCTGCTTCATCGGCTTTGTCACTGCGCTCCACGTCTTCGGAAAGCTCTACCGCTACAGATCCTCCGCAACCGGGGGTTCTTGA